A stretch of the Litorilinea aerophila genome encodes the following:
- the rocF gene encoding arginase, with protein sequence MAAIQHHRLRILGIPMDLGQQRRGVDMGPSAVRYAGLYERLRGLGHQVEDAGNVPVPVRHEAAVQARSWTETPEGGLHHLPAVVQACQQIFDAAQASAASQEIPIFLGGDHSIAIGTVSGMATAGPLGLIWVDAHGDFNTPASSPSGNIHGMPVAVLTGRGHPDLVDLGYPGAKLLPQHIVLVGVRSLDPEERVALAGSGINVYTMRDIDELGMATVARRALSRLSSLARIHVSIDMDAIEPAVAPGVGTPVAGGLTFREAHLLMEILAESEKVRSVDVVEINPILDEGNRTAELAVELIASLLGQRIL encoded by the coding sequence ATGGCGGCCATCCAACACCACCGACTTCGCATTCTGGGCATTCCCATGGACCTGGGCCAGCAGCGCCGGGGGGTGGACATGGGCCCCAGCGCGGTCCGCTATGCCGGGCTGTATGAACGCCTGCGGGGATTGGGCCACCAGGTGGAGGACGCGGGCAACGTGCCCGTCCCCGTGCGCCATGAAGCCGCGGTCCAGGCCCGCAGCTGGACCGAGACCCCAGAGGGTGGCCTGCATCACCTGCCAGCGGTGGTGCAGGCCTGTCAGCAGATCTTCGACGCGGCCCAGGCGTCCGCGGCCAGCCAGGAGATCCCCATCTTCCTGGGCGGCGACCACTCCATCGCCATCGGCACGGTCAGCGGCATGGCCACCGCGGGCCCCCTGGGCCTGATCTGGGTGGACGCCCATGGGGACTTCAACACCCCGGCCAGCTCGCCCTCCGGCAACATCCATGGCATGCCGGTAGCCGTCCTCACAGGCCGGGGCCATCCCGACCTGGTTGACCTGGGCTACCCTGGTGCCAAGCTGCTGCCCCAGCACATCGTCCTGGTGGGTGTGCGCTCGCTGGACCCGGAGGAGCGGGTGGCCCTGGCCGGGAGCGGCATCAACGTCTACACCATGCGGGACATCGACGAGTTGGGCATGGCCACGGTGGCCCGCCGCGCCTTGAGCCGCCTGAGCAGCCTGGCCCGCATCCACGTCAGCATCGACATGGACGCCATCGAGCCCGCGGTAGCGCCGGGGGTGGGCACGCCGGTGGCCGGCGGCCTCACCTTCCGGGAGGCTCACCTGCTCATGGAGATCCTGGCTGAGTCGGAAAAGGTTCGCTCTGTGGATGTGGTGGAGATCAACCCAATTCTGGACGAGGGAAATCGCACCGCGGAGCTGGCCGTGGAGCTGATCGCCTCGCTGTTGGGCCAGCGGATTTTATAG